A genomic window from Peromyscus maniculatus bairdii isolate BWxNUB_F1_BW_parent chromosome 1, HU_Pman_BW_mat_3.1, whole genome shotgun sequence includes:
- the LOC102923800 gene encoding sulfotransferase 1A1, which yields MELIEDFARPPLVPVKGIPLIKYFAETIGPLQNMTVWPDDLLISTYPKSGTTWMSEILDMIYQDGQLEKCRRAPIYARVPFLEFKCPGVPSGLESLEETPAPRLLKTHLPLSLLPQSLLDQKIKVIYIARNPKDVVVSYYNFYNMAKLHPDPGTWESFLENFMDGKVSYGSWFQHVKEWWELTHTHPVLYLFYEDMKENPKREIKKVLEFLGRSLPEETVDLIVHHTSFKKMKENSMANYTTLPSEIMDHGVSPFMRKGTTGDWKNTFTVAQNERFDAHYAKMMKGCNLKFRGI from the exons ATGGAGTTGATTGAGGATTTCGCCCGTCCACCACTGGTGCCTGTGAAGGGCATCCCACTCATCAAATACTTTGCAGAGACTATTGGGCCATTGCAGAACATGACAGTCTGGCCTGATGACTTGCTTATCAGCACATACCCAAAGTCTG GTACTACCTGGATGAGTGAGATCCTGGACATGATCTACCAGGATGGCCAGCTAGAAAAGTGTCGCCGGGCCCCCATCTATGCCCGGGTGCCCTTCCTTGAGTTCAAATGCCCAGGAGTTCCCTCAG GTCTTGAATCTTTGGAAGAGACACCAGCCCCACGGCTCCTCAAGACACATCTGCCCCTGTCGTTGCTTCCTCAGAGTCTGCTGGATCAGAAGAtcaag GTGATCTACATTGCTCGAAATCCAAAGGATGTGGTTGTCTCCTATTATAATTTCTACAACATGGCCAAGCTACACCCTGATCCAGGCACCTGGGAGAGCTTCCTGGAGAACTTCATGGACGGGAAAG TGTCCTATGGGTCGTGGTTCCAGCACGTGAAGGAGTGGTGGGAGCTGACAcacacccaccctgtcctctaCCTCTTCTATGAAGACATGAAGGAG AACCCCAAACGGGAGATCAAGAAGGTCCTAGAGTTTTTGGGGCGCTCTCTGCCTGAAGAGACTGTGGATCTCATTGTTCACCACACATCATtcaagaaaatgaaggagaacTCCATGGCTAACTACACCACCCTCCCCTCTGAAATCATGGACCATGGTGTTTCTCCCTTCATGAGGAAAG gTACCACTGGGGACTGGAAAAACACCTTCACTGTAGCCCAGAATGAACGCTTCGATGCCCATTACGCTAAGATGATGAAAGGCTGCAACCTCAAGTTCCGTGGCATCT